A genome region from Cucumis sativus cultivar 9930 chromosome 4, Cucumber_9930_V3, whole genome shotgun sequence includes the following:
- the LOC101223069 gene encoding NDR1/HIN1-like protein 6: protein MAEHQKIHPLHDVEAPSPTPAAPTDPLVPRGTQKSDAADTTATPVQYPPFQRTIPVMHSKPPKKRRSCCCRCRCWTISILVLLLVLIGIVIGILYLVFRPKLPEYSIDRLQVSQFTLSGNDRLDAVFNLTLTTVNPNKKIGIYYEGGSHISAWYTETKLCEGALPKFYQGHRNRTVLNVPLVGVTENATALFTTLQQQHQQTGNIPLNLNVRQPVRIKLGSLKLMKVKFSATCRLLVDSVSANSDIVIKNSNCKFKLRL from the coding sequence ATGGCGGAGCACCAAAAGATTCATCCACTCCACGACGTTGAGGCACCATCGCCCACACCCGCGGCTCCTACTGACCCATTGGTCCCACGTGGAACCCAAAAATCCGATGCTGCAGACACTACTGCTACTCCAGTTCAATATCCACCGTTTCAGCGGACGATTCCGGTGATGCACTCCAAGCCACCAAAGAAGAGGCGAAGTTGTTGCTGCAGGTGCCGGTGTTGGACCATCTCGATTTTAGTCCTTCTTCTGGTTTTGATAGGAATCGTCATCGGAATCCTGTACCTGGTGTTCCGACCCAAGCTTCCGGAGTATTCAATCGATAGATTGCAAGTATCGCAGTTTACGTTGAGTGGAAACGACCGATTAGACGCTGTTTTCAACCTAACTCTGACCACTGTGAACCCTAACAAGAAAATCGGAATCTATTACGAAGGAGGAAGCCATATAAGCGCGTGGTACACGGAAACGAAGCTATGTGAAGGGGCTTTACCGAAATTTTACCAAGGACATCGGAATAGGACGGTGTTGAACGTGCCGTTGGTGGGAGTGACAGAAAACGCGACCGCGCTTTTCACGACGCTGCAGCAGCAGCATCAACAGACTGGAAATATTCCGTTGAATTTGAATGTGAGACAGCCGGTGAGGATAAAGTTGGGGAGCTTGAAGTTGATGAAGGTGAAATTCTCGGCGACCTGCAGACTGTTGGTTGATAGCGTTTCCGCCAATAGCGATATCGTCATTAAAAACAGTAACTGCAAGTTCAAGCTCCGGCTATAA